One segment of Laspinema palackyanum D2c DNA contains the following:
- a CDS encoding phycobilisome protein — protein sequence MQAINSKLQELINDNEGQYLSSGDLQGMKRYLQTFGERVKTYEMLREKGDLLVRHALKKFMSLHPDIMQKHGQRCYYDMTQVMRYSALAILKDDPRFFNDSLVLWQCNILTAYQRQNSCGVAYRCLKETTHAHLPSSANQYLDPYINRMIEALDIPPKLMANVQKAAIAN from the coding sequence ATGCAAGCTATCAATTCAAAATTACAAGAACTGATTAACGACAACGAGGGGCAGTATCTGAGTTCCGGGGATTTGCAAGGGATGAAACGATATCTGCAAACCTTTGGAGAACGGGTGAAAACCTACGAAATGTTGCGAGAGAAGGGAGACCTGCTGGTTCGTCATGCTTTGAAAAAGTTTATGTCCCTGCATCCAGACATTATGCAGAAGCACGGACAGCGCTGCTATTACGATATGACTCAGGTGATGCGATACAGTGCCTTAGCGATTCTCAAAGATGACCCGCGCTTTTTTAATGATTCCTTGGTGTTGTGGCAATGTAATATTTTGACGGCCTATCAGAGACAAAATTCCTGTGGGGTAGCCTATCGTTGTTTGAAAGAAACGACTCATGCTCATTTACCCAGTAGTGCGAATCAGTACCTTGATCCGTATATTAATCGGATGATTGAGGCCTTAGATATTCCCCCGAAACTGATGGCCAATGTGCAGAAAGCGGCGATCGCCAACTAG
- a CDS encoding phycobilisome rod-core linker polypeptide, translating into MSLQEPVTMKQKASVEEREGVLRQIYHQVLERQPYQFERKKLGGLEKEFIKGKIGIRHFLKSIAVSSIYLESFYEKSSNVKFIENAFKHFLGRSPHDEAEIRECDWLLVEHGVGAMVSALIDSEEYRKVYGSLTVPYWHPHRYESPNDYLENRWLGREHAGDRGWAIPTLYWHELHLDCTGGTCRPSWAPSSRVRES; encoded by the coding sequence ATGAGCTTACAAGAGCCAGTGACGATGAAGCAGAAAGCCTCCGTTGAAGAACGAGAAGGGGTGCTGCGACAAATTTATCATCAAGTCTTGGAACGGCAACCTTATCAGTTTGAACGGAAAAAGTTAGGGGGATTAGAGAAAGAATTTATCAAGGGAAAAATTGGAATTCGGCATTTTTTGAAGAGTATTGCCGTCTCTTCAATTTATTTGGAAAGTTTCTATGAGAAAAGTTCCAACGTCAAGTTTATTGAGAATGCGTTTAAGCATTTTTTAGGCCGATCGCCCCATGATGAAGCGGAAATCCGTGAATGCGATTGGTTACTGGTTGAACATGGTGTGGGGGCAATGGTATCGGCCTTGATTGACTCGGAAGAGTATCGCAAGGTTTATGGGTCCTTGACCGTTCCCTATTGGCATCCCCATCGCTATGAATCACCGAATGATTATTTAGAAAACCGTTGGTTAGGACGGGAACACGCGGGCGATCGCGGATGGGCGATTCCCACCCTGTATTGGCATGAACTCCATCTCGATTGCACCGGAGGCACTTGTCGGCCCTCTTGGGCCCCCTCCTCACGAGTCCGGGAATCTTGA
- a CDS encoding AAA family ATPase, whose protein sequence is MTISLKGYTIIEKIYEGVNTIVYRAQRELDDQRVILKLLKAEYPTPEELAKLHHEYEITRNLNSSGIIKVYALETFEYNQLALVLEDMGGVSLKHYLTGIRLNLKEFLQIAIQLTEILGEIHNAHIIHRDLHPLNIIIQGKTQQVKITDFSISIGQKGINPGAIEGTLPYMSPEQTGRMNRELDYRSDFYSLGVTFYEMLLGELPFKGTDPMEIVHAHLAKNPRPLTEVKPEIPRVVSNIVMKLLAKNPEDRYQSAYGLKGDLVTCLTQLNETGKIAKFALGTADLSGELLVSEKLYGRDRELALLQEAYWRIRRQAPVISAISGPDKTGELPSSSCEIVLISGYSGVGKSALLQAMPQPLNRQTGYFISGKFERYRSNIPYGGLIEAFEQLIRLILSESEDRITAWREQILLQLGQNGQVIIDLIPEVELIIGKQPPVPVLPPSESQNRLSVVFQKFLSVFTTQDHPLVLFLDDLHWADAASMTLLQAIVSASDRQCLLLIGAYPENEIDSPRHPLLQMIRRFQQSGVRITPIALEPLNIECLNQLIADTLSCPTVRSRPLAELVYQKTHGNPFFVRMLLKSLIQDNLLVCNLSAGRWEWDLPRIEQLSITDNVVDLMVNKIQQLPESTQNALQVAACIGNIFYIDILALVNEKSLSATATDLQEAVQQGLILPIANTYKIPLIFGHEEPVALPVDNLVVAYQFLHDRVAQVAYSLISEERKQQVHLKVGKLLLKHCTAEEREEKLFEIVNHLNIGLSLIASQSENSKIAHLNFLAGQKAKTTMAYENAVKYLSKSLQLLPEDTWISRYEFTLNLYNELIEAEYLVANYARANHLAQDALKNTRTLLEKIDIYEKKIQSYVSQNQMEKAINTGGMVLQLLGITLPKQPNQFHRIWGAIRTKWILKNKTLEDLAALPHISNPQQLAAMRILVAMTPAAYVSSVNMLHLVVYTMIDLCVKHGNSVLSAFAYGFYGVLLYGSWSDIKGGDRSGELALRLLEQFDDKTMKAKVGDLVYAHIKHAKISLQDTIDPLKNAFNAGLETGDIEWAGHAALHYCNHNLFRGEPLEAVAAESDHYIAWMVQLKLDFHVHYARIWRQFILNLQGELPNPCLLSGESFEEETLLPTLIESNNTMSVFAAYLAKTILCYLFGEYEQAVYYAALAENYQQGVVGLVSVNEHNFYQSLALLALYPQGTPVQKIKALARVQLAQRQMKRWALHAPQNYRHKYELVEAEKARVLGRKVAAMTHYDRAIKSARKYGYIHEAAIACERAGEFYQQLNLDKITSTYITEAYYAYLRWGATRKVSDLDAAYSHSIARGSLEGQGGGGVMSTTTTISTTTGSHAGLLDLTAFVKASAAINGEIVLDNLLTKLMKIVMENAGAETISLILETQNKLYIEATGTTHETEVMIGQHIPVENSSRLPLTIINYVARTQESVVIKEAIAEERFIHDQYIIDYQPQSILCAPIVHQGKLIGILYLENNITTGAFTPDRLEVLKLLSSQAAISIENARLYTNLLTSSEELETKNRALQDLDDLKDEFLASTSHELCTPLNGIIGITESMLDGATGDLSELQRANLSLVVSSGQTLAQLVQDLLDFSKLKHKNIQLDLKPLGMREITNVVLTICQPLVGGKSLQLVNAVGKDVPLVDADENRVQQILHNLVGNAIKYTDSGTVEVSATVLSGQEGLMTEDEDGDTEDGGWSRVRYPRSILQGKVTRPAMNPETEHLYLAITVSDTGIGITQSKLSQIFELFEQRDGTSLRAYGSVGLGLSIAKQLVELHEGKIWVESGVGEGSRFTFTLPISADQVQTPEIPMPEPSEPVVKEEEMAAIALPIAPVEGWRTRSNGEFQILIVDDEPINLQVLVNHLSLENYAIATASNGPEALAELENGLRPDLILLDVMMPKMTGYEVCQRIREKFPANELPVVLLTARNQASDMMEAFGSGANDYLTKPISKNELLARIKMHIQLSKINLAYARFVPREFIQFLGYDTILDVQLGDQVQKDMTILFSDIRSFTTLSERMSPRENFNFINSYLSRVGPVIRNHHGFIDKYIGDAVMALFPDTAEDAMRAAIEMQKQVMIYNVHRQKSGYMPIAIGIGLHTGSLMLGTIGEEQRMETTVISDAVNLASRMEGLTKLYGASIVISGQTLIHLDDPTKYNYRFLGKVQVKGKKDSVAVFEVLDCYPQSLIETKLGSRTKFERGIVLYQGEKFAEAHQLFKKVLENNPQDQAARFYVERCEYFLRHGISKVWEGLDPLNVNEKL, encoded by the coding sequence ATGACGATCTCGCTTAAAGGCTACACCATCATTGAAAAAATTTACGAAGGTGTCAACACCATTGTTTATCGAGCTCAACGAGAACTCGACGACCAACGAGTGATCCTCAAACTGCTCAAAGCCGAGTACCCCACTCCGGAGGAACTGGCTAAACTTCACCATGAATATGAAATTACGCGAAATTTGAACAGTTCTGGGATCATCAAGGTGTATGCCTTGGAAACCTTTGAATATAATCAGCTTGCCCTCGTCCTAGAGGATATGGGCGGGGTTTCTCTCAAACACTATTTGACGGGAATTCGGTTAAATTTAAAAGAATTTTTACAGATTGCCATCCAACTGACGGAAATTTTAGGGGAAATTCATAACGCCCATATTATTCATCGCGATCTTCATCCTTTAAATATTATTATTCAGGGAAAAACCCAGCAAGTCAAAATTACAGATTTTAGTATTTCCATCGGACAAAAGGGCATCAATCCCGGGGCGATCGAGGGAACCTTGCCCTATATGTCCCCGGAGCAAACGGGGCGGATGAATCGTGAACTGGATTATCGGTCCGACTTTTATTCTCTTGGGGTGACCTTTTATGAAATGCTCCTGGGGGAACTGCCCTTTAAAGGGACAGACCCGATGGAAATTGTCCATGCCCATTTAGCCAAAAATCCCCGTCCCCTCACGGAAGTTAAACCAGAAATTCCCCGGGTAGTTTCTAATATCGTGATGAAACTGTTGGCAAAAAATCCGGAAGACCGCTATCAAAGTGCTTATGGACTCAAAGGGGATCTGGTCACCTGTTTGACGCAACTGAACGAAACGGGCAAAATCGCGAAATTCGCCCTAGGGACGGCGGATTTATCCGGGGAACTGCTCGTTTCTGAAAAACTCTATGGGCGCGATCGCGAACTGGCGCTTCTCCAAGAAGCCTACTGGAGAATCCGCCGCCAAGCGCCGGTCATTTCCGCCATTTCAGGACCGGACAAAACCGGCGAACTCCCCTCCTCATCCTGTGAAATTGTTCTAATTTCCGGCTATTCCGGGGTGGGAAAATCGGCCCTACTTCAGGCGATGCCCCAACCCCTGAACCGACAAACCGGCTATTTTATTTCGGGCAAATTTGAGCGGTATAGAAGCAATATCCCCTACGGGGGACTGATTGAAGCCTTCGAGCAATTAATTCGCTTGATTTTAAGCGAAAGTGAAGACCGCATTACCGCATGGCGAGAGCAAATTTTATTGCAACTGGGCCAAAATGGTCAAGTCATTATTGACCTGATTCCGGAGGTGGAACTGATTATTGGCAAACAGCCCCCGGTCCCGGTTCTACCCCCTTCAGAATCCCAGAATCGCTTAAGTGTTGTCTTTCAAAAATTCCTGAGCGTTTTTACGACTCAAGACCATCCTCTGGTGCTATTTTTAGATGATTTACATTGGGCGGATGCGGCATCGATGACCCTGTTACAGGCGATCGTCAGTGCATCCGATCGCCAATGTTTGTTACTCATTGGTGCCTATCCCGAAAACGAAATCGATAGCCCTCGCCATCCGTTACTCCAAATGATTCGGCGGTTTCAACAGTCCGGAGTGCGGATAACGCCGATCGCCCTGGAACCTTTAAATATCGAATGTCTTAACCAACTGATTGCCGATACCCTCAGCTGTCCCACGGTGCGATCGCGACCCCTAGCAGAACTCGTTTACCAGAAAACTCATGGCAATCCTTTTTTCGTAAGGATGCTGCTCAAGTCCCTCATCCAAGATAATCTACTGGTTTGTAACCTCAGTGCAGGGCGTTGGGAGTGGGATCTCCCCCGAATTGAGCAACTTTCCATCACGGATAATGTGGTGGATTTAATGGTCAACAAAATTCAACAGCTTCCTGAATCTACCCAAAATGCCTTACAAGTTGCCGCTTGTATCGGGAATATATTTTATATTGATATTCTAGCCCTCGTCAATGAAAAATCCCTCTCCGCTACCGCTACAGACCTCCAGGAAGCGGTACAGCAAGGGTTAATTTTACCCATCGCCAATACTTATAAAATCCCCTTAATTTTTGGCCATGAGGAACCCGTTGCCTTGCCGGTAGATAACTTAGTGGTCGCCTATCAGTTCTTGCACGATCGCGTGGCCCAGGTCGCCTATTCTCTGATTTCTGAGGAGCGGAAACAACAGGTTCACCTCAAAGTTGGAAAACTCCTCCTCAAACATTGCACCGCCGAAGAACGGGAAGAAAAATTATTCGAGATTGTCAATCATTTGAACATTGGCTTGAGTTTAATTGCCTCTCAGTCGGAAAACAGTAAAATCGCTCACCTCAATTTCCTAGCCGGTCAAAAAGCCAAGACGACAATGGCTTATGAAAATGCGGTTAAATATCTATCCAAATCCCTTCAGTTACTCCCCGAAGATACCTGGATTTCCCGCTATGAGTTCACCTTAAATCTCTACAATGAATTAATTGAAGCCGAATATTTAGTTGCCAATTACGCCCGAGCCAACCACCTGGCCCAGGATGCTCTCAAAAATACCCGAACCTTATTAGAAAAGATTGATATCTACGAAAAGAAAATTCAATCTTATGTGTCTCAGAATCAAATGGAGAAGGCTATCAATACCGGGGGGATGGTCCTGCAACTGCTGGGAATCACCCTGCCGAAACAGCCGAATCAATTCCATCGGATTTGGGGAGCAATCCGCACCAAATGGATTCTCAAAAACAAGACCCTTGAAGATTTAGCGGCGTTGCCACATATCAGCAATCCGCAACAGTTGGCTGCCATGAGAATTTTAGTCGCTATGACCCCAGCAGCTTATGTCTCTTCAGTCAATATGCTGCATCTGGTAGTCTACACCATGATAGACCTCTGTGTAAAACATGGAAATTCTGTGCTTTCTGCCTTTGCCTACGGGTTTTATGGGGTGCTGTTGTATGGTTCTTGGTCGGATATTAAGGGAGGCGATCGCAGTGGTGAACTCGCCTTACGACTGCTAGAGCAATTTGACGATAAAACCATGAAAGCGAAGGTGGGAGATTTAGTCTATGCCCATATCAAACACGCCAAAATTTCCCTTCAGGATACCATCGACCCCTTAAAAAATGCCTTTAATGCGGGCTTAGAAACCGGGGATATCGAATGGGCGGGACACGCGGCCCTGCATTATTGCAATCATAATTTATTTCGGGGAGAACCCCTAGAGGCAGTGGCTGCCGAGTCTGACCATTATATTGCTTGGATGGTCCAACTCAAACTAGATTTTCATGTCCATTATGCGCGGATTTGGCGACAATTCATACTCAACTTACAAGGAGAATTACCCAATCCCTGCCTCTTGAGTGGAGAGAGCTTTGAGGAAGAAACCCTGCTCCCCACCTTGATTGAATCCAACAATACCATGTCAGTGTTTGCGGCCTATCTGGCCAAAACTATCTTATGTTATTTATTTGGAGAATATGAACAGGCGGTTTATTATGCTGCCTTAGCGGAGAATTATCAACAGGGTGTGGTGGGATTGGTCAGTGTTAATGAACACAATTTTTACCAGTCTTTAGCCTTACTTGCTCTCTATCCCCAAGGGACACCCGTCCAGAAAATCAAAGCGTTGGCGCGGGTCCAACTAGCCCAACGCCAAATGAAGCGATGGGCTTTACACGCGCCACAAAACTATCGACATAAGTATGAATTGGTTGAGGCGGAAAAAGCCCGGGTTTTAGGACGAAAAGTGGCGGCGATGACCCATTACGATCGCGCCATCAAATCCGCCCGCAAATATGGCTACATTCATGAAGCGGCGATCGCCTGCGAACGGGCAGGAGAATTTTATCAGCAACTCAACCTCGATAAAATCACCTCCACCTATATCACCGAAGCCTATTATGCCTATCTGCGCTGGGGGGCCACTCGCAAAGTCAGCGACCTCGATGCCGCCTATTCCCATTCCATCGCCCGGGGAAGTCTGGAGGGACAGGGGGGAGGGGGAGTCATGAGCACCACCACCACTATTTCCACCACCACTGGCTCTCATGCCGGTTTACTCGATTTAACCGCCTTTGTTAAAGCCTCCGCTGCCATTAATGGGGAAATTGTCCTGGATAATCTGCTCACAAAATTGATGAAAATTGTCATGGAAAATGCGGGAGCAGAGACCATCTCTTTAATCTTAGAAACCCAGAATAAACTTTATATTGAGGCCACCGGAACCACCCACGAAACTGAGGTGATGATCGGCCAACATATCCCGGTGGAAAACAGCAGTCGCCTACCCTTGACTATCATCAACTATGTCGCCCGGACTCAGGAATCCGTGGTGATTAAAGAGGCGATCGCCGAGGAACGCTTCATCCATGACCAATATATTATCGACTATCAACCCCAATCCATCCTTTGTGCGCCTATCGTTCATCAGGGCAAACTCATCGGCATTCTGTACTTAGAAAATAACATCACCACCGGGGCCTTTACCCCGGACCGCTTGGAAGTGCTCAAACTCCTCTCCTCCCAAGCAGCAATTTCGATTGAAAATGCCCGCCTCTATACCAACTTACTCACCTCATCGGAAGAGTTAGAAACCAAAAATCGGGCCTTGCAAGACCTCGATGACCTCAAAGATGAATTTCTCGCCAGTACCTCCCATGAACTCTGCACTCCCCTGAATGGAATTATCGGCATTACCGAATCTATGTTAGATGGGGCCACCGGAGACCTCAGCGAGTTGCAACGGGCTAATCTGTCCCTCGTCGTCTCTAGTGGTCAAACTCTGGCGCAATTGGTGCAGGATTTGCTCGACTTTTCCAAGCTCAAGCATAAAAATATCCAACTTGACCTTAAACCCTTGGGAATGCGGGAAATTACCAATGTCGTCCTCACGATCTGTCAACCCTTAGTTGGAGGGAAATCCCTGCAACTGGTAAATGCCGTGGGGAAAGATGTTCCCTTGGTGGATGCCGATGAAAACCGCGTCCAGCAGATTTTACATAATTTAGTCGGGAATGCCATCAAATATACAGATTCCGGGACCGTGGAAGTTTCGGCAACGGTGTTGTCGGGACAAGAAGGACTGATGACCGAAGACGAGGACGGAGACACAGAGGATGGGGGATGGAGTCGTGTGAGATATCCCCGTTCCATCCTCCAGGGCAAAGTGACTCGTCCGGCAATGAATCCGGAAACCGAACATTTATATTTAGCAATTACCGTATCGGATACGGGGATTGGGATTACCCAAAGTAAGTTAAGTCAGATTTTTGAACTGTTTGAGCAAAGGGATGGGACCTCACTCCGCGCTTATGGGTCTGTGGGGTTAGGATTGTCCATCGCCAAGCAACTGGTGGAACTCCATGAGGGGAAAATCTGGGTGGAGTCTGGAGTGGGAGAAGGGTCTCGGTTTACCTTTACCCTCCCCATCTCGGCGGACCAGGTTCAGACCCCAGAAATTCCCATGCCTGAACCCTCCGAACCCGTTGTCAAGGAAGAAGAGATGGCAGCGATCGCCTTACCGATCGCCCCGGTGGAAGGGTGGCGGACCCGCAGTAATGGCGAGTTCCAAATTTTAATCGTGGATGATGAACCGATTAATTTACAAGTGCTGGTCAATCATTTATCTTTAGAAAATTATGCGATCGCCACGGCAAGTAATGGACCCGAAGCCTTAGCTGAACTAGAAAATGGCTTGCGACCCGATTTGATTTTGCTAGATGTGATGATGCCGAAAATGACCGGCTATGAAGTCTGTCAGCGGATTCGCGAAAAGTTCCCCGCTAATGAGTTACCTGTGGTGTTGTTAACCGCCCGAAATCAAGCCTCGGACATGATGGAAGCCTTTGGATCCGGGGCCAATGATTATCTGACTAAACCCATCTCTAAAAATGAGCTGTTGGCGCGGATTAAAATGCACATCCAACTGTCTAAAATTAACTTGGCTTATGCCCGGTTTGTGCCGCGAGAGTTTATCCAGTTCCTCGGCTATGACACCATTTTGGATGTGCAACTGGGGGATCAAGTTCAGAAAGATATGACGATTCTGTTCTCCGATATTCGTTCCTTTACCACCCTCTCAGAACGGATGTCTCCTCGGGAGAACTTTAACTTTATTAACTCTTATTTGAGTCGAGTGGGTCCGGTGATTAGGAATCATCATGGGTTTATTGATAAATATATCGGCGATGCGGTGATGGCGCTATTTCCCGATACCGCAGAAGATGCCATGCGGGCGGCGATCGAGATGCAAAAACAGGTGATGATTTACAACGTGCATCGCCAAAAGAGCGGCTATATGCCGATCGCCATTGGGATTGGCTTACATACGGGCAGCTTGATGCTGGGGACCATTGGGGAAGAACAACGCATGGAAACCACGGTGATTTCTGATGCAGTGAATTTGGCCTCTCGGATGGAAGGACTGACGAAATTGTATGGTGCTTCTATCGTGATTAGCGGCCAAACCTTGATTCATTTAGATGACCCCACCAAGTACAACTATCGGTTTTTAGGAAAAGTTCAAGTTAAGGGCAAAAAAGACTCGGTGGCGGTGTTTGAAGTGCTAGATTGCTATCCTCAAAGTTTGATTGAAACTAAGCTAGGTTCTCGGACTAAATTTGAGCGCGGAATTGTTTTATATCAAGGAGAAAAATTTGCAGAAGCCCATCAATTGTTTAAGAAAGTATTAGAAAATAATCCCCAAGACCAAGCGGCGCGGTTCTATGTGGAGCGTTGCGAGTATTTCTTGAGACATGGCATCTCGAAAGTCTGGGAGGGGTTAGATCCGCTGAATGTCAATGAAAAATTATAA
- a CDS encoding P-loop NTPase fold protein, producing the protein MEINLRKFYQACNPSKTLSIGNPEDRPYYIDFSGVRGGKIIEELGRTITRLSPDVPTCQLFTGHIGCGKSTELLRLKSQLEEAEFHVVYFESSRDLEMADVDISDILLAIARQVTENLAVSGIPLTSSYFTKLFKEITEVWQAPIDIDPTADLAISIAQITSQAKESPKLRTQLRQYLEPRTSGILQSINEDILSAATQELQRREKRGLVVIVDNLDRVDNRPLPSGRSQTEYLFVDRGEQLRKLKCHLVYTIPLSLMFSHESEALKSRLGAGVAPKVLPMVPVRSRDGQDFQEGLELLRQMVLARAFPELTPPERLDFITQVFDSAETLDRLCRISGGHVRNLLGLIYRCLQQEDPPFGRETIETVISERRNDLVLAIAPTDWELLNQVHETKNVRGEAAYQHLLRSMFVFEYRDRDSGRWFDINPILAEAQSKKEALSSSFPLPKIPSRVPKTHDDG; encoded by the coding sequence ATGGAAATTAATTTGAGAAAATTTTATCAAGCGTGTAACCCCAGTAAGACGTTATCCATTGGAAATCCGGAGGATAGACCGTATTATATTGATTTCTCCGGGGTCCGAGGGGGTAAAATTATTGAGGAGTTGGGCAGAACCATTACCCGATTGTCTCCGGATGTTCCCACTTGTCAGTTATTTACGGGACATATTGGCTGTGGAAAATCCACGGAGTTGTTACGGTTAAAGTCTCAATTGGAAGAGGCAGAATTTCATGTGGTGTATTTTGAGTCCTCTCGGGACTTGGAAATGGCCGATGTGGATATTTCTGATATTTTGCTGGCGATCGCCAGACAGGTGACGGAAAATTTGGCAGTCAGTGGAATTCCGCTGACCTCTAGCTATTTTACTAAGTTGTTTAAAGAAATTACTGAGGTCTGGCAAGCGCCCATTGATATTGATCCCACGGCAGATTTAGCCATTTCTATTGCTCAAATTACCAGCCAAGCGAAAGAAAGTCCTAAACTGCGAACGCAGTTACGGCAATATTTAGAACCGCGTACCAGTGGGATTTTACAATCGATTAATGAGGATATTCTCTCGGCGGCAACTCAGGAGTTGCAACGGCGGGAGAAACGGGGGTTAGTTGTGATTGTGGATAACCTCGATCGCGTGGATAATCGCCCCTTACCTTCTGGGCGATCGCAAACGGAATATTTATTCGTTGATCGCGGTGAACAACTTCGCAAGCTTAAATGTCATTTAGTTTATACGATTCCTCTGTCTTTAATGTTTTCCCATGAATCCGAAGCGCTCAAAAGCCGATTGGGGGCAGGGGTTGCCCCGAAAGTGCTGCCAATGGTGCCTGTGCGATCGCGCGATGGGCAAGACTTTCAGGAAGGGTTAGAGTTACTCCGGCAAATGGTCCTGGCCCGGGCATTTCCCGAACTGACCCCCCCAGAACGCCTAGACTTCATTACCCAAGTCTTTGATAGTGCGGAAACCTTAGACCGCTTGTGCCGGATTAGTGGCGGCCATGTGCGAAATTTATTGGGGTTGATCTATCGGTGTTTACAACAAGAAGACCCGCCTTTTGGTCGAGAAACGATTGAAACTGTCATTTCGGAACGGCGGAACGACTTGGTACTGGCGATCGCCCCGACGGATTGGGAACTACTCAATCAAGTACATGAGACCAAAAATGTTAGAGGCGAGGCCGCCTATCAACATTTATTGCGAAGTATGTTCGTGTTTGAATACCGCGATCGCGACTCCGGTCGTTGGTTTGATATTAACCCCATTTTGGCAGAAGCCCAATCCAAAAAAGAAGCCCTCTCTTCGTCTTTTCCCCTGCCTAAAATCCCGAGTCGAGTACCCAAGACCCACGATGACGGTTGA